CGCCGTGGACTGGGGCACCAAGCACTTCGGCGTAGCGATCTCCGACCCGAGCCGTCTCATCGCACAACCTCTGACGACCCTGAGCCGGCGCGCGCACCATCGTGCGCCGGTGGCCAAGGTAGTGGCGCTGGCCGAAGAACACGGCGTGACGGACGTCGTGGTCGGCCTGCCGCTCACGCCGGAGGGGGAGGAGGGTGAATCGGCCCGCGAGGCGCGAGCGTTCGGCGAGGCGATCGCGGCGCGTTCGGGCCGGAAGGTCAGCTTCGTGGACGAGCGGCTCTCCACGGCGCACGCGATCAAGTCGGCGCGTCGGGCGGGCGTGAAGGACAAGGACTCACGCGCGCGCATCGACCAGATGGCGGCCGTCGCGATCCTCCAGTCATGGCTCGATGCACAGCGGGGTCATGCGCGCCCGTAGGGTCTCGCCGCTGCTGGTGCTGCTCGCCGCCGCCTGCGCCGAGCCCGCGCCCACCGCGCTCAGGGCCAACGTCTACATCCCGCGCGGCTCCTCGTTGGCGGCCGTCACCGATTCGCTCGTCGCTCACCGCGTCGTGACCTCATCGTGGCAGTTCCGGATGTACGCGCGCGTTCGCGGCCTGGCTCGCCGGGTGCGACCGGGGCTGTACGAGTTCGCCGAGGGGGAGCGCTGGACCACCATCGTGAGTGCGCTGGAGAGCGGTCGCACGCACGATTTCCTGTTCACGGTGCCCGAGGGGCTCACGGTGGCCGAGATCGCCGACCTCGCGGCCGAGAAACTGCGGCTGGCGCGCGACTCGATCCGTACCGCGGTGCGGGACTCGTTCCTCGCCGCGGCGCGCGATCCCGCCCTGCGCCAGGAGTTCGGCATCGACCTGCCGCGCGGCGTCAAGGAACCGCTCGAAGGCTATCTGCTCCCGGAGACGTACCGCGTCGCCTACGACGAGACGCCCCGGGACCTGGTGATGCAGATGACGCGCCAGTTCTTCCATCTTTGGGACACCGCCTGGGACCGGCGCGCGGAAGAGCTCGATCTCACCCGCCACCAGGCCGTGACGCTGGCGAGCATCGTCGAGTCGGAGGCGCGGATCGGGTCGGAGCGGCGCCTCATCGCCGGGGTCTACCTCAACCGGCTGCGGCGGCGCATGCTGCTCCAGGCCGACCCCACCGTGATCTACGCGCTCGACAAGCCGGTCCGCCGCGTCCTCTTCCGCCATCTCAAGATCCGCTCCCCGTACAACACGTATCTCCATCCGGGGCTTCCGCCGGGGCCCATCTCCAACCCCGGCCGGGCGAGCCTCGAGGCGACGCTGAACCCGCAGGAGCACAACCTCCTTTTCTTCGTGGCGAGACCCGACGGGCGCCACATGTTCTCGCGCACTCCGGGGGAACACGTGGACTCGGTGGCGGTGTCGAGGGTGCTGCGCACCGCGTTCGAGAAGACCCGCGACAGCCTCGCGGCGCTCGGGTGGGGGGGGGGGCGCGACACGCTGCGCCCATGACCTACAGTGGCCTCGCCGAGGCGTTGCGCCTCATCGTCATCCTCGACGTGGACGCGGCACGAGGGCGCGATCCCGCGGAGCTCGCGGGCCAGGCGGCGAAGGGCGGAGCGACGATGCTCCAGGTGCGTGCGAAACGGCTCTCGGCGAGCGATCTCGCGAAGGTGGTGCGGCGCGTCATCGCCGCGGCGGGCGGTGTTCCCGTGACGGTGAACGACCGGCTCGACGTCGCCCTTGCGACGAGCGCCTCCGGATGCCATCTGGGCCAGGACGACTTCCCGATCGCCGAAGCGCGGCTGATGGTCCCACCCGGATTCATCCTGGGCGGCTCGGCGGGCAATGAATCGGAAGCGCGGCTCGCGGCCGCCGAGGGCGCTCACTACCTCGGCATCGGCCCGATACATGTCACGGGCAACAAGCCGGATGCGGGTGAGGCCATAGGTGTGGAGGGCTTCGCGCGGATACGCGAGGCCGCGCCGTCGCTCCCCGCCGTGGCGATCGGCGGGGTCACCGCGGCGGACGTCGCGGCGCTGCTCGAGGCCGGGGCCGCCGGGATCGCGGTGATCGGGGCGGTGTTGGGCGCGGAGGATGTGGAGGCGGCGACCCGGAAGATGAGAGAGGCGTTGAAGAACGAAAGGCGTTGAAGGTTGAAGAGAGAGCAGCGTTGAAGCCCGCGGCGACCGTCACGGTCACGCCGAAGGGGGTCGGCGGGCTGCGGGCCGGCCACCCCTGGATCTATCGCACCGACCTGCGCGAGACGGAGGCCGCTTCGGCGGGCCTGGTGCACCTCGCGGACGAGCGCGGCAAGCCGCTCGGTACGGCACTCTACTCGCCCGCTTCGGAGATCCGCGCCCGATGGCTCGCCCCCGCCGGCGTGACGGTGGACGCGGCGTGGTGGCGCGGGATGATCCGCGCCTCACTGGAACGCCGAGCCGGCATCACCGACACGGCTTATCGCGTCGTGCACGCCGAAGGGGACGGACTCCCGTCGCTGATGCTGGACCGCTATGGCGACTACGCCGTCGCCCAGCTGCTGTCGGCGGGGCTTGAGGCGGTCCGCGGTGACGTGATCGACGCGATCCGCGTAGTGCTCGCGCCGAAGGGCCTCCTGCTCCGCAACGACGCGCCGGTGCGCGAGCGCGAGCGGTTGCCGCGCGGCGTGGAGCCGGTCTTCGGCGAGGTCCCCGAACGCGTGGAGTTCGTGGAGGGCGGGCTCACGTTCGCCGCCGCGCCGTGGACGGGCCAGAAGACCGGCGCGTTCCTCGACCAGCGCGAGAACCACGCGCTGGTGCGCCGACATGCGCGCGGGCGCTGCCTGGACGGGTTCGCGTATCACGGCGGCTTCGCCCTGCACCTCGCGGCCGGCGGCGCGACCGACGTCACGGCCATCGAAAGCTCGGCCGACGCACTGCGCGGGCTGACGGAGAACGCGGCGCGCAACGGGATCACCAACGTGCGTGGGGTCGAGGTCAACGCGTTCGACTGGCTCAAGCCGGAAGCGGGGAGCGGCGCGCGCTACGACGTGATCGTGCTCGACCCGCCCGCCTTCGCGAAGGACAAGCGGTCGCTGCCGCGGGCCATGGCCGGCTACAAGGAGCTGAACCTGCGCGCGATGCAACTGCTCGCGCCGGGAGGGCACCTCTTCACCGCGTCATGCTCGCACCACGTCCACCGCGGCGACTTCTTCGCGATGCTCGCTGACGCCGCGGCTGACAGTGGGCGGCGCCTTGCGCTGGTCGAGATCCGCGGTGCCTCTTCCGATCACCCGGAACTCATCACGGTCCCCGAAACAGGCTACCTCAAGGCGGCGCTGCTCCGGGCCGTGGACTAGCGGCGATACCTCAGCGCGCCACCCGCATCACGAAGCCCACCACCGCCGGCACCAGCTCCGGCACCAGTGGCAGCGTCGGGTCGGTGTACGTCGCCGCCTGAGCGGCCGCGTCCGCCCGCTCCGCGCGCACGAAAAGGTGATTGGCCGCGGGGATGATGCGCACGTCCGCGTCCGGTCGCGCGGCGCGCAGCGCCTCGGCGTCGGCCACCCGGACCTGGATGTCGGTCGCTCCCTGGAGCACCAGCAGCGGCACGCGGAGGCGCCGCGCCTCGCCGGCGGGGTCGATGTCGAGCGCGGTCTGGACGAAGCGCCGCGCCGATGGCGGGAATAGCACGCGCAGCTCGGTACGGATCTCCGGCATCGGACCGTCGCCCAGGTAGGCGTCCATGAGGCGCTCGAACTCGGCGACCCCCGCGGCATCCATCTGGCCGGCGAGCTGCTCGTGCAGCACCGCGCGGAACGGCCGGCCGAGGCCGGCCATCATCACTACGCCGGCGACGGGCGCCCCGCGGTTGGCCGCGCGCGTCGCGAGTCCGGCGCCCTCACTGTGGCCGATGAGCACGACCCGCGAGAAGCGGCCGTCCGCCGCGAGCGCGCGGGCCCCGGCCACCGCGTCATCCGCGAAGTCGTCGAAGGTGACCGGCGCACTGCTCGCAAGAACGGAGCTTCCGCCCAGCCCTCTCTTGTCATAACGCACGCTCGCTATCCCGCGCGCGGCCAGGTCCCACGCCAGCTTCTTGTAGGTATCGGTCCTGAGGCCCATCGCATTGTTGCCGTCGCCGTCGGTGGGCCCCGAGCCCGCGATGATGAGCACGACCGGCACGGGTCCGGTCGCGGCGGCCGGGCGTGTCATCGTGCCGGCCAGCCGTTGTTGGCCGTTGACCCACGTGAACTGCTCCTCGACGACTCCCGCCGGCGGCGGCGCCGCGGCTCGATACTCGAGCGGCCGCGACGCGCTGACGCTCTCGGCGGGCGCGCGCTGGACCACGAGCGTCTGCGACGGGACCGTCGCCGAGTCCATGGAGCCTTCGGGCGTGAGCGCCACGGTGACCGTCGTGCCCGCGATCGTGACGCTCGCCTGCGACCCCGTGCGGGCGAGCGCGACGTCCAGCACGGCCGCGTTGTCCACCAGGAAGGTGGATACGGTCTCCTGGCCTCCGGCGCGGACGGCCGGCCGCCGCACCATCGCGTCGACGTGCGAGAACAGCAGGTTCTGCATCACCGTGCGAGGCCGCCCGATGGGACGCGAGCCCGGGTTCGCATTCTGGCCCGAGGTCACCCACGACACCGAGTCGGCGCCGAAGGTGGCCCGCACCCCCTGAAGCTCCTCGCCGGTGGCGATCTGGTAGACGTGCAGGACGTACTCGACCGGCTCGAACCGGTCGTCGTACACCGTCCGCGCGACGAGGCGGCGGCCCACGGCGCCCACGTCCGCCGTCGCCTCGAGCGTCGTGCCGCTCCAGCGGTAGACCTCGTTCGCGATCTCGCGTCCACCCTGGAGCACGCGGAACGCGCCCGTCTGGGCCTGGCAGTCGAGCGGCGGGATGAACGTCACGGCGGCGAGGAAAAGGTGCGATGCCCGCATTCTACTGCCTCCCGTCATACGGAAATCCCGATCCTATCAAGAAAAGCCCCCACGTGCTTCTCCGTCACATACCAACTTCCCAGCGCGGGCCTCGCCCCGCCGTGCCAGTCCGACCCTCCGGTGACGATCAGGCTGTGGACCCGAGCCTCCAGCTCCAGGGCGATGGACACCGCGGGGTCCATGGACGGCCGCAGCGCTTCGACGCCTCCCAGGCCGGCCTCCGCGAGCCGCGCGAACGCCTTCGCGTCCTCGAGCCGCGGGTGCGCCCAAACACTGCACCCTCCAGCCTCCCTCCCGGCAGCGATCGCTTCGCGCACATCCGGGCCGTGGCTCGGCACGAACGCCGGTGCGCCGTCACGGATGTAGCGGTTGAACGCCTCCTGGAAGTTGGGCACGGCGCCTACTCGAACCAGCGCCCGGGCGATGTGAGGCCGGCCCACGGACGCGCACCCTTCCTCGACCGTCACATCCTCCGACGTGATTCCCACCCCGAGCGCCTGGAGGCGCGAGACGATCGCGGCAACCCTCTCGCTCCGCGTCCTCGCCGCCCGATCCGTGAACGCGGCCAGGCTCGCGTGGTCCGGGTCCACTCCGTATCCCAGCAGATGGACCTCGGCCCCGTCCAGGCTGCTCGTCAGCTCGACGCCGGCGATCACGATCGGACCACCGTCGGCCCCCGCCGCCCGGCGCGCGGGGCTGATTCCCGCCGTGGTGTCGTGATCGGTCAGGGCGATGGCGTGCAGGCCGGCCCGGCGGGCGGCCTGGACCAGCGCCGCCGGCGCGAGCGACCCGTCGGAGCAGGTCGAGTGCAGGTGCAGGTCGAGGTGCATAGGAGTTGACTTGTCCGGCCTGAAATCTAGCTTGTGGCCATGACAGCGTCGCGCTCCGTCGCGATCCAGCGCGTCTTCCTTGGCCTCCTGATCGCCAACCTGGCGGTCGTGGGGGCCAAGGTCGCGATCGGGACCAGGACCGGATCGCTGTCGGTCCTGGGCGACTCCATCCACGCCTCGGTGGACGCGCTCAACAACATCATCTTCATCGCGCTGATGCGGCTCGCGGGCTCGGCTCCCGACGAGGACCACCCATATGGCCACGGCAAGTTCGAGGTCCTGGGGGCCCTGGGCATCGTCGTCTTCCTCTCCGTTTCGTGCTTCGAGCTGCTGAAGGGCGCGGCGTGGCGGCTGCTGAGCGGCGCTCCCTCGCCCATCCTCACCAACTTCGACCTGGCCCTCCTGGGCGCCACGCTCGCGGTGAACATGTGGGTGGCCTGGTATGAGGCCAGTCGAGGCCGCGCGCTGGGGAGCGAGCTGCTCCTGGCCGACGCGGCCCACACCCGCGCCGACGTCTTCATCACGGTGGGCGTGATCGGCGGCGCGGTGCTGGCCCGCGCGGGCGTCCGGAACGTGGACCCCGTCGTGGCGATCGTCATCACCTTCCTCATCGTGCGGATCGGCTACCAGATCGTTCGGCGCGCGGTGCCGATACTGGTGGACGAGGTCGCGCGGGAGCCCGGGAAGATCCGCGCCACCGCCGAGGGCGTGCAGGGCGTGGAGGCGGCCTATCACATCCGCTCCCGCTCCTCCGCGGGCGTCATCTTCGCCGAGCTGACGATAGGTGTCGCGGGCGCGCTCGCGGTCGAGCGGGCGCACGAGATCGCCGACGCGGTCGAGACCCGTCTCAAGAACGACCTCTCGCTCGACGAGGTCGTGGTGCACATCGAGCCGTGCTGAACACCGCCGAGCCCCGCCGCCCCAAGCGCACGCCGCGCAGCCTCCGCTCCGAGTACGAAGAGTTCATAGACCAGCGCATCGAGGAGTACAAGGACGCGCTGCCGCGCGCGGAGATCCTCGGCATCGGCGATGAGGCCGTGCAGGAGCTGAGCCGGAGCCAGCAGTTCCAGCTCACCGAAGTCGTCCTGACCGAGCAGGTAGACGCGATCATCCGCCGGCGGCTCAAACTGCCGACGTTCCGGCGCTGGCGCGAGGGCCACATCGCGCGGCGCACGGCGCAAACGGAGCCCTCGCACTGGGGCCTCGCGCCCCACGAGCCGGTCGTCGCGCTCGGCGAGGCCATCGAAGACCAGGACTCGATCCTGGTGATCGGCGCGTCGGACGGCGCGTGCGCGCTCTTCCTCGCCGCCAAGGGCGCGGAGGTGACGGTCGTGGACCCCGGCCTCATCGCCATCGGGGGGCTCGAGAACCGCGCCATCGTCGAAGACCTGGGCGGGCGAATAATGTGCCGCGTCGAGGGCCTGGCCCGATTCACTCCCGAGGGGTGCCCCTTCATCGCCTGTGTCATCGAAACGATCGCCATCGCCAACCTCTCGGTGCCGGACCGCGCCGACCTCATCCAGCGCCTGAAGACGGCCACCCCCGATGAAGGCCGCCACGTAGTCATGCCCGGCTCCCCGATGCGCGGCGGCGGGGTGTCGAGCCTCTCGAGCGACGCGCTCCGCTCCCTCTACTCAGATTGGTCCGTTTTGCGTCCACCCCTCGGCAGCGGCAGCGCATCCGGCCGTCGCCCCCGGAACGTCGGGTTCATCGCCATTCGAACCGAGTCGCGTCAGAGTGAAACGCCCATGGCTGTGTCGAAATGACGCAGACTGCAGTATCGGTGGGGTCACAAAAGACGTTAAAGAGTTGAAGGTTAAAGAGATAAAGACGTTGAAGGTCAGGCACGCGACATGCGACCAGGGAGATCAGGCTCGACCGACGATCGGTCGGCGCCTCTCCCTAATAGCGAGACGCGGGTATGGCGACGGCAAGCGTGACACTCACCCACCAGGAGCCCATGGGCCTCGTCGTGCAGGACGGCGGCGAAGACCACAGTCATCCGCGGATCATGATGTGGTACTGGGCGGACGAGAAGGGCGCGGACGAGGTCGAGCATCGCGATCACTGAGAGGCGTTGAGGGTTCGACCTTCAACGCCTTCTTTCCTGCAACCCATTTCAGTGCCCCACCTCCGCGCGCGCGTCGGCAGGCAAGTACCGAAGCACCCGTCGCACCGGAACCGAGAAACCCAGACCCTGCCCTTCGCTCAGGCCCCCGAAATGCACCGCGATCACGGTGCCCTCCGCATTGAAGATCGGGCTGCCTGAAGCGCCGCGGAAGGTAGTGCCGCCGAACCTGATGTACTCGGCCGTGACCTGAGAGATGATGCCGGCGAACATCGACGTCCGCACGAAGCGCGTCTGATCGAAAGCGAGCTGGGTGCCGTAGGGAAAGCCGATGAGCGCAGCCGGACCACCCTGATGAACTCCCGTGCCCTGCCAGTCCACCGACCGGACCACGTCGCCGCGGTAATTGCGGATCCTGAGTACCGCGATGTCGGGCTCGTTCGGCGCGCTCACGGCGATCAGGTCGGCGGGGAGCGGCGTGCGCGTGTCGGCCATGATCACGTCGATCGACCGCGGAGTGGCACCGGCGTCACCCTGCACCACGTGCCGGTTGGTGACGAAGTACCCCGACGGCGTGATGACGAAGCCGCTCCCCATCACGGAGTCGATGCCGGTGCGCACGATCACGAGACCCACGGCGCGCTGGTTCTCGAGCGCGACGCGCGCGAAGTCGGCGGAGGCGCCAGAGCCGCCCTCCGGTTCCGGCCGAGCGGCACGCGTCTCGGCCGCGCGAAGCCTGCGTTCGAGGCTGTCGATGACCGCGCGGTTCACGCTCGACCGGCGCGCCGACGCGAGGTCGCGCTGGAGGCTGATGAGCTCGTCCTGCGCGCGCCGCCGCTGCTCGCTGGCCTCCCGGATCTGTACCGCGAGCGCGTGCTCGGTGGATGCCAGCCTCGATTCGGCCGCCGCGGTGCGCTTCGCGGCCGCCTGGTACACGTAGATGGCCGCGGCGAAGAAGCCGACCATTCCTCCGAGGACGGTCACCCGGAACGCGACCGACGACTCGCGCGCCATCTGCCGCGCCATCGCCCGCATGAAGACGCCGGTCTTGACCGCCCCACCCTCGCGCGCCATGGACTGGGCGGCCTGCACCATGCCGGCGAGGGTCTTGGGCGGCTGGAGTTCGGGGTGGTACGCCGCGCCCTCCCCCTCCGCCATCATCGCCGGGCCGAGGATGCGGACCTCGAAGAGGGGGCCGTGCCAGCCGAGCATGATGCGGTCGCCGACGCGCAGCATCGCCTTGCCGATGATCTGGGTGCCGTTGACGAACGTGCCGTTCTTGCTCTCGAGGTCGGTGATGGTGGCCGCGCCGTCCCCGGCGATCTCCACGACGGCGTGCCGCTTGGAGACGACGGTGTCGGCCACCGTGCGGAGCGGGATGGTGCACGTCGCCGCGCGGCCGACGAGGATCTCGTCGCCCATCCCGATCAGGTCCTCGCCTCCCGACACCCGGCGGAGCCGGAGCAGCGGCTGCGAGACGTCGATCGGTCTCTCCTGCTGGGTGCGCTTGATCTCACCCGGCACCGTGACCCGGAAGCCCGGGCCCCGTTGGCCGAGGGAGAAGCGGTCGCCGCTGCGGAGCCGCTCGGATGCCGCGAGCTTCCGGCCGTTGAGCCAGGTGCCGTTGGTGCTGCCGAGGTCCTGGATCCACCAACTGCCGTCGCCCTCGCGCCAGAGCCGTGCGTGGAGGGCGCTGACGAGGCTCTCGTCGTCGGGGAAGGTGACGTCGAGCGCCGGATCGCGGCCGATGCGGGCGCCGGCGGGCTCGATGGTGACGTCGGTCCTGCGGCGTTCGTCGTGGAGGATCACCCGGAAAATATAGGACGGGGGGCCTGAAACTGCGCGGGGCCGGCAACCTTCGCCGGCCCCTGTGCATCACTCGCAGCAGCTACTTCTTCTTCTTGCCGCCCTTTTTGGCCGTCTTCTTCGCGGCCTTCTTCTTCTTGGCTGCCATTTTGATGGCCCCCTAAGAAAGGTGGAACATCCCGCCGGCCCGAAGTGGACGGCGGTAAGACATCAGGGGCGCACGAAGCGCCGGCTCTCGATGGGATGCGTGTTGTTGAGGGAAGAAACGACTGGAGAAGAGACACCACCGTGACCGCGACTCGATGCGACTTGCTCCGTCGCCCGCGCGGCCGGACTACTCTTCGATATGGACTTTCGGCGCAAAGCCGCCAACCAATTCCCTCCGCTGAAGCCGTAACGTCTTGGACGCCAATATATAACACTGCTGAAAACGCGCAATACTTTTTCTCACGCGAGTTTGCCCTCTGCGCCGGCCGTCAGACCGCGTCGGAGACCGACTGGAAGTTGAAATCGCGCGTCTTGATCGCCGGCACGACGATGGCGCCGCCGATGTCTCCGGACTCTGACGCCGAGACGCGCACCGGCCTGCCGAGCATCTCGAGGTTGGACAGCATCGTCACCGGACTCTCGTTGAACCGGAAGTTCTTGACCGCCCGCGTGACGCGCCCGTTCTCGATCAGGAAGGTCCCGTCGCGCGTGAGACCGGTGTAGAGGGCCGTCCTGGGATCGAGGCCGCGAATGTACCAGAAGCGCGTGACCAGGACGCCGCGGTCGGTCGAGCGGATGAGGTCGTCGAGCGACGCCTCGCCCCCGACCATCTTGAGGCCCCCGCCGCCACCACCGAAACCACCGAAGCCGCCGCCGGTGGGCCGGACGTTCTGCCGCTGCGCCCAGAACCGGTCGTAGTTGAGGTTCCGAAGCACGCCGTTCTCCACCCACGTCACCCGCTCGTTGGGCTGCCCGTCGCCGCCGAAGGGCGCCGCGAGCAGGTCCGGGTCCCACGGATCGGAGAACAGCGTGACCCGCGGGTCCACCACCGGCTCGCCGATCTTGTTCCCGCCCCCGCGCTTGGAGAAGAACGACCGCCCCTCGTCCGCCTGGCGCGCGCTCATGGCGCCCGCCAGCAGCTGGACCAGGTTCGCCACCGCCGTGGGCTCGAGGACGACCGTGTAGCGGCCCGGCTCGATCGCGACCGGGTTGCGCGAGTCGCGCGCCTTGCGCAGCGCGATCGCCGCCAGCTCGGAGGGGTGCGCCTGCCCCCAATCGTTGTGCGAGGTGCCCGCCCACCCCGAGCCGGTGCCGTCCGCCGTGCGCACCGTAGTGGTGTACCCGAACGCCGTTGACCGATGGTAGCCGAAGAGCCCGCGGTGGTTCGCCACCGCGAGCGACCCGGCGTTCTGCGCCAGGAAGCCCGCCGCCTGGAGGTTCTCCCGGCGCGATGGACCCAGCACCGCCATGGTCGCCTCGGCCCGGCCGGCGGCGTCGAGGTTCGCCGTGGTGTCGAAGAACGCCGGCACGTCGCGATAGGTCTGCGGCTCCAGCTCCGGCATCGCCTCGGCGTCTTCCGGGGCGAGCCGCGCCAGCGCTTCCGACGACTGGACCACCCGCTGGAGCCCGGCGTCGGTGAGGAGGTTGGTCGAGGAGGACGCGCTCCGGCGCCCGAAGGTCGAGCGGACGCTGACGGAGGCGTTCACCGACTCGCCGCCGGTCGAGAACTGGTTGGCCGCGAAGCGCGTGTTGGCTTGGAGCCCGGAGTTGACGCTCACCCGGCACGACTCGGCATGGCTCAAGGCCAGCACCCGGTCGGTGATCGCCTTCATCTCGTCCCGCGTCAGGATCGCGCTCACAGGCCACGCCCCGTGTTGATCACGTTCACGTTGCGGAAACGCGCCGGGACACAGCCGTGGCTCACCGCATTCGACTGCCCGGGCTGCCCCTTCCCGTCGTTGAACGAGCCACCGATGAAGTACGACCGCCGCCCGCCGATCAGGTCCATCGAGTTCCAGAACTCGGGGGTGCGCGCCTGGTAGGTCACGTCCTTCAGCATCCCCACGATGCGCCCGCCGCGGATCTCGTAGAAGACCTGCCCGCCGAACTGGAAGTTGTAGCGCTGGTGGTCGATCGAGTAGGCGCCGCGACCGAGGATATAGATGCCGCGGTCCGTCGCGGCGATCAGGTCCTCGGCCATGAGGTCGGGTTCGCCGGGGAGGAGCGAGACGTTCGGCATCCGCTGGAACTGCACGTCGTCCCACCCCTGCGCGTACGAGCAGCCGTGGGAGCGCGTGACGCCGGTGAGGTTCGAGATCCACGCCACCTGCTCGCGGGTGGTCTGGTAGTCCTTCACGATGCCGTTCTGGATGAGCAGCCACTGGTCGGCCGGGACGCCGTCGTCGTCCCACCCGATGGTGGCGAGCGCACCCTCCTGCCGGCGGTCCGCCTGGATGTTCATGAGGTCGGTGCCGTACCGGAACTGGTTGATCATCCGCTCCGGCGGTGCGACGAAGCTGGTGCCGGCGTAGTTGGCCTCGTAGCCGAGGGCGCGGTCAAGCTCGAGCGGGTGCGCGACCGACTCGTGGATCGTGAGCCAGAGGTGGTTCGGATGGAGGATGAGGTCGTAGCGGTCGGGGGTCACGGTGCGCGCGCTGAGCTTCTGCACCGCCTCTTCCGCCCAGCGCGGCGCCTGCTCCACGAACCGGCTCTGCTCGAGGTGCTCGTACCCCAGGCCCATGGCCTGCACCTCGTCGGAGGCGCGGCTCTGGAAGTCGGAGTTGTCGGACGCTACGGCCGTGACGTTCATCCCCGGGTTCGACCGGTAGATGGACTGGACGGTGAAGGTGCCGTCGGTATTGGCGTAGGTCCGCTCGTCCTTCACGAAGAACATGTTCGAGTTGACGAACCGCGCGCCTCGCACCCGGAGCGCTTCGGCGTTGGCGCGGAGCAGCAGGTCCACCTTCTGCTCGATCGGCACGGTGAACGGGTCGATGCGGATCGGGCTCGCCCAGCGGCCGTCCGGGACCGGGTCGGACGGGGCGAGGACGACGGGCCGCTGGGTGGCCCGGCGGTTGGCGCGCGCCTGGGCGGCGGCGGCTCGGGCCACGCGCTGGACCTCGACGCGCGAGAGGTCGCTGCTCGCCGAGAAGCCCCAGGCGCCGTTCACCAGCACCCGGACCCCGAAGCCGAACGATTCGCCGTCATTGAGACCGGTGACGCGGTTCTCGCGGGTGCTGACCGACTGGTTGCGCACGTGGTGGACGCGCACGTCGGCGTAGCTCGCGCCGGCACTGCGCGCGGCGTCGAGGGCGAGGAGAGCCAGCTCCCTGACGGACGCGTCAGCCTGGGGCAGCGGCCGCGCCATCGCAGGGGTCACGAGGCCCGCGGCAGCGGCCGCAGCCGAGGTCTGCTTGACAAACTCCCGACGAGTCAGCGCCATGCGACACGCTCCGCCATGCCGGTGGATCGGGTGAAGCAGCCAATGTACGGCGACCGCGATTCGGCGCAATCCGTCACGACGGCTGACTTTGCGCCCGCCTCGCGGCCCGGGTAGTTTCTTCTCATCACATGGCTACACTGACCATTGACGGCCGGACGGTCACCGTCGCTGGCGGGGCGACCATCCTCGACGCCGCTCGTTCGCTGGGCATCGACGTGCCGACGCTCTGCTGGTATCCGAAGCTCCCCACCGTCGGCTCGTGCCGCATCTGTCTCGTGAGCGTCGAGGGGATGCCCAAGCTCGTCGCCGCCTGCGCCGGCAAGGCCGAGGACGGCATGGTCGTCGAGACCGAG
The Gemmatimonadales bacterium genome window above contains:
- the ruvX gene encoding Holliday junction resolvase RuvX translates to AVDWGTKHFGVAISDPSRLIAQPLTTLSRRAHHRAPVAKVVALAEEHGVTDVVVGLPLTPEGEEGESAREARAFGEAIAARSGRKVSFVDERLSTAHAIKSARRAGVKDKDSRARIDQMAAVAILQSWLDAQRGHARP
- the mltG gene encoding endolytic transglycosylase MltG; translation: MRARRVSPLLVLLAAACAEPAPTALRANVYIPRGSSLAAVTDSLVAHRVVTSSWQFRMYARVRGLARRVRPGLYEFAEGERWTTIVSALESGRTHDFLFTVPEGLTVAEIADLAAEKLRLARDSIRTAVRDSFLAAARDPALRQEFGIDLPRGVKEPLEGYLLPETYRVAYDETPRDLVMQMTRQFFHLWDTAWDRRAEELDLTRHQAVTLASIVESEARIGSERRLIAGVYLNRLRRRMLLQADPTVIYALDKPVRRVLFRHLKIRSPYNTYLHPGLPPGPISNPGRASLEATLNPQEHNLLFFVARPDGRHMFSRTPGEHVDSVAVSRVLRTAFEKTRDSLAALGWGGGRDTLRP
- the thiE gene encoding thiamine phosphate synthase; this translates as MTYSGLAEALRLIVILDVDAARGRDPAELAGQAAKGGATMLQVRAKRLSASDLAKVVRRVIAAAGGVPVTVNDRLDVALATSASGCHLGQDDFPIAEARLMVPPGFILGGSAGNESEARLAAAEGAHYLGIGPIHVTGNKPDAGEAIGVEGFARIREAAPSLPAVAIGGVTAADVAALLEAGAAGIAVIGAVLGAEDVEAATRKMREALKNERR
- a CDS encoding class I SAM-dependent rRNA methyltransferase; amino-acid sequence: MKPAATVTVTPKGVGGLRAGHPWIYRTDLRETEAASAGLVHLADERGKPLGTALYSPASEIRARWLAPAGVTVDAAWWRGMIRASLERRAGITDTAYRVVHAEGDGLPSLMLDRYGDYAVAQLLSAGLEAVRGDVIDAIRVVLAPKGLLLRNDAPVRERERLPRGVEPVFGEVPERVEFVEGGLTFAAAPWTGQKTGAFLDQRENHALVRRHARGRCLDGFAYHGGFALHLAAGGATDVTAIESSADALRGLTENAARNGITNVRGVEVNAFDWLKPEAGSGARYDVIVLDPPAFAKDKRSLPRAMAGYKELNLRAMQLLAPGGHLFTASCSHHVHRGDFFAMLADAAADSGRRLALVEIRGASSDHPELITVPETGYLKAALLRAVD
- a CDS encoding alpha/beta fold hydrolase, giving the protein MRASHLFLAAVTFIPPLDCQAQTGAFRVLQGGREIANEVYRWSGTTLEATADVGAVGRRLVARTVYDDRFEPVEYVLHVYQIATGEELQGVRATFGADSVSWVTSGQNANPGSRPIGRPRTVMQNLLFSHVDAMVRRPAVRAGGQETVSTFLVDNAAVLDVALARTGSQASVTIAGTTVTVALTPEGSMDSATVPSQTLVVQRAPAESVSASRPLEYRAAAPPPAGVVEEQFTWVNGQQRLAGTMTRPAAATGPVPVVLIIAGSGPTDGDGNNAMGLRTDTYKKLAWDLAARGIASVRYDKRGLGGSSVLASSAPVTFDDFADDAVAGARALAADGRFSRVVLIGHSEGAGLATRAANRGAPVAGVVMMAGLGRPFRAVLHEQLAGQMDAAGVAEFERLMDAYLGDGPMPEIRTELRVLFPPSARRFVQTALDIDPAGEARRLRVPLLVLQGATDIQVRVADAEALRAARPDADVRIIPAANHLFVRAERADAAAQAATYTDPTLPLVPELVPAVVGFVMRVAR
- a CDS encoding PHP domain-containing protein; its protein translation is MHLDLHLHSTCSDGSLAPAALVQAARRAGLHAIALTDHDTTAGISPARRAAGADGGPIVIAGVELTSSLDGAEVHLLGYGVDPDHASLAAFTDRAARTRSERVAAIVSRLQALGVGITSEDVTVEEGCASVGRPHIARALVRVGAVPNFQEAFNRYIRDGAPAFVPSHGPDVREAIAAGREAGGCSVWAHPRLEDAKAFARLAEAGLGGVEALRPSMDPAVSIALELEARVHSLIVTGGSDWHGGARPALGSWYVTEKHVGAFLDRIGISV
- a CDS encoding cation diffusion facilitator family transporter, translating into MTASRSVAIQRVFLGLLIANLAVVGAKVAIGTRTGSLSVLGDSIHASVDALNNIIFIALMRLAGSAPDEDHPYGHGKFEVLGALGIVVFLSVSCFELLKGAAWRLLSGAPSPILTNFDLALLGATLAVNMWVAWYEASRGRALGSELLLADAAHTRADVFITVGVIGGAVLARAGVRNVDPVVAIVITFLIVRIGYQIVRRAVPILVDEVAREPGKIRATAEGVQGVEAAYHIRSRSSAGVIFAELTIGVAGALAVERAHEIADAVETRLKNDLSLDEVVVHIEPC